A genomic window from Clostridiales bacterium includes:
- a CDS encoding APC family permease, which yields MVVGIVIGSGVFFKAEAVLKVTGGNLPLGIAAWVIVGFIMIICSYTFATMATRYERVNGVVDYAEMTVGKKYGYYVGWFMATIYNPTLTSVLAWVSARYTCVLLGWDITGGSSMTIACFYLVVSYAVNALSPIIAGKFQVATTVIKLIPLVVMAVVGTIVGLFNGMTVRNFSYAAHSSVGLGGGLFAAVVAVAFAYEGWIIATSINAELKDSKRNLPKALIIGSLIVVAVYVFYYIGLAGAVPADVLMKSGQVGAKMAFQNLFGSVGGSLIFVFVIISCLGTLNGLMLGCTRGMYSLAVRNLGPAPETFKQVDKVTNMPGNSSIIGLLLCAFWLLYFYGANLTTPWFGVFCFDTSELPIITLYAGYIPIFIMMMKKERDLGTIKRFVMPTLAILGCLFMIVAACLAHGMSVVYYLIVFAVIIVIGSFFQKSGGLSPLSSR from the coding sequence ATGGTTGTCGGCATTGTTATCGGAAGCGGCGTATTCTTTAAGGCAGAAGCAGTCTTGAAAGTCACCGGTGGTAACTTGCCACTTGGGATTGCGGCATGGGTGATTGTTGGATTTATTATGATCATTTGTTCTTACACGTTTGCCACCATGGCTACCAGGTATGAAAGGGTGAACGGCGTGGTGGACTATGCGGAGATGACGGTTGGCAAAAAATATGGCTATTATGTGGGCTGGTTTATGGCGACGATTTACAATCCAACGCTAACATCCGTGCTGGCATGGGTTTCAGCCCGATATACATGCGTGCTCCTCGGCTGGGATATAACAGGTGGTTCCTCCATGACAATCGCCTGCTTTTATCTGGTGGTAAGTTATGCGGTCAATGCTCTGTCTCCCATAATTGCCGGCAAGTTTCAGGTCGCGACGACGGTTATTAAACTCATTCCACTGGTGGTTATGGCAGTGGTCGGAACTATCGTCGGCCTGTTCAACGGCATGACGGTACGAAATTTTTCTTATGCGGCGCATTCCAGCGTTGGTCTCGGCGGAGGACTTTTTGCCGCAGTTGTAGCTGTTGCCTTCGCTTATGAGGGATGGATTATTGCAACGTCCATAAATGCGGAACTGAAAGATTCAAAGAGAAATCTTCCGAAAGCGCTGATTATTGGTTCTCTTATTGTGGTTGCAGTATATGTCTTCTATTATATCGGCTTGGCCGGCGCTGTTCCGGCCGACGTGCTTATGAAAAGCGGACAGGTAGGCGCGAAGATGGCATTTCAGAACCTTTTTGGTTCGGTCGGCGGATCTTTGATCTTTGTGTTTGTCATAATTTCTTGCCTTGGTACGCTAAACGGTCTGATGCTGGGTTGTACCCGTGGAATGTATTCGCTGGCCGTAAGGAACTTGGGACCTGCGCCTGAGACATTCAAACAAGTGGACAAGGTCACGAATATGCCTGGAAATTCATCCATTATCGGACTTTTGTTATGCGCTTTCTGGCTTCTTTATTTCTATGGAGCCAACCTTACAACTCCATGGTTTGGTGTTTTCTGCTTTGATACATCCGAGTTGCCGATTATTACGCTTTATGCCGGATACATTCCTATATTCATCATGATGATGAAAAAAGAAAGGGATCTGGGAACCATTAAACGTTTTGTCATGCCGACACTCGCCATTTTGGGATGTCTGTTCATGATTGTTGCGGCGTGCCTTGCACATGGCATGTCTGTAGTTTACTATCTCATTGTGTTCGCAGTGATTATCGTTATCGGATCGTTTTTTCAGAAAAGTGGCGGACTGTCGCCGCTTAGCAGCCGATAA
- a CDS encoding MerR family transcriptional regulator produces the protein MSSSNKPAALAKCRYVTELRIQRLNAMQKRMDNLIKDYDIDREFDYLQDHDEDLYTIKEKLVFAFPGNYGLFIALHFGRFLNETIDTDEKRKAYDAIIRYLDNVNLYLSSELSEFLETFFIANEKIDMEKLEKESNDKIMEMLADTENYLERNHKEIEQYIEIKNSDEFKNSVAGKLQKSILNFQRQSGYKGILIANMKILSKSYAEYLKKLEAANEIMLKKYPKARLCMNQDSVI, from the coding sequence TTGAGCAGCTCAAATAAACCGGCAGCCTTAGCAAAATGCAGGTATGTTACAGAACTAAGGATACAGCGTCTTAATGCTATGCAAAAACGCATGGATAACTTGATTAAAGATTATGATATCGATCGAGAATTTGATTATCTCCAAGATCATGATGAAGATTTATATACCATAAAAGAGAAACTTGTGTTTGCATTTCCCGGAAATTATGGGCTGTTTATAGCTTTACATTTTGGTAGATTTCTTAATGAAACAATTGACACAGATGAAAAACGAAAGGCTTACGATGCTATTATCCGCTATCTTGATAATGTGAATTTATATTTGTCATCTGAGCTTTCTGAATTTCTGGAAACGTTCTTTATTGCAAATGAAAAAATCGATATGGAAAAGTTAGAAAAAGAATCAAATGATAAAATAATGGAAATGCTGGCTGACACGGAAAATTATTTAGAACGTAACCATAAAGAGATAGAGCAATACATCGAAATTAAGAACTCTGATGAGTTTAAAAATTCTGTGGCGGGAAAACTTCAGAAGTCTATATTGAATTTTCAGAGACAAAGCGGCTATAAAGGCATTTTAATAGCAAATATGAAGATACTCAGTAAATCTTATGCTGAATACCTTAAAAAATTAGAAGCGGCAAATGAAATAATGTTAAAAAAATATCCCAAAGCAAGATTATGTATGAATCAGGATAGCGTAATTTAA
- a CDS encoding metal ABC transporter ATP-binding protein yields MIKAQNLFFSYTGSPPYVLDGINLEIHDGEYVSVVGENGCGKSTLMRLILKFLKPTSGIIVSYAKRTGYVPQKKDFSNSNFPITVYEVLNSYRKLLKIKDKSIIAEILDRVGMYKFMNALMGTLSGGQSQKILIARALIGNPDLLILDEPSTGVDINSQRDIYGFLKKINKENGITIVSVEHNLDAAVSNSTLIYHMVGGHGHLCTPQKYADEYLKNRRKDDSIV; encoded by the coding sequence ATGATCAAAGCTCAAAATTTGTTTTTTTCCTATACAGGTTCGCCACCCTATGTACTGGATGGCATCAATCTAGAAATACATGATGGGGAGTATGTATCGGTAGTAGGTGAAAACGGTTGTGGGAAAAGCACGCTTATGCGGCTGATATTAAAATTTTTAAAACCGACAAGCGGAATAATCGTGTCATATGCTAAAAGAACCGGATATGTACCGCAAAAAAAAGATTTTTCTAATTCTAATTTCCCCATTACGGTTTATGAAGTACTGAATTCTTATCGAAAACTTTTAAAAATCAAAGATAAAAGCATTATTGCTGAAATTCTTGATCGGGTTGGGATGTATAAGTTTATGAATGCATTAATGGGTACCCTTTCCGGTGGCCAAAGCCAGAAAATATTGATTGCGAGAGCATTAATTGGAAACCCTGATTTGCTGATTCTCGACGAGCCGTCCACTGGCGTGGACATTAACAGCCAAAGAGATATTTATGGATTCCTGAAAAAAATAAACAAAGAAAACGGTATTACCATTGTGTCAGTCGAACATAATCTCGATGCTGCCGTTTCAAACTCAACATTGATTTACCATATGGTAGGTGGCCACGGACATCTCTGCACCCCTCAAAAATATGCAGATGAATATCTAAAAAATAGAAGAAAGGATGATAGTATTGTTTAG
- a CDS encoding metal ABC transporter substrate-binding protein gives MFKKWYALLLCLVILVSFSACGKNYQANKTEDDKIKVSVTFNAMKEFVASVGKDKVEISTIIPDGTEPHEFEPKAKDLAGLRDANVFVYSGFGMEPWADDAIKAADNPNLIAVEASKGASPIMNEDAEEIKEHGKYDPHIWLSLKGAEVEAKNIKDALIKADPSSKDYYEKNCSDFVSQLENLYNEYNEKFRSLEKKSFVTGHAAFAYLCRDFGLTQNSVEDVFAEGEPSAQKLTELVDYCKKNKVTTIFAEEMVSPAVSKTLASEVGAKVETIYTVEGAEDNKTYLERVKSNLSKIYDSLSK, from the coding sequence ATGTTTAAAAAATGGTATGCTTTGCTATTATGTCTGGTTATTCTTGTAAGCTTCTCAGCATGCGGCAAGAACTATCAGGCAAATAAGACGGAAGATGATAAGATAAAAGTTTCCGTAACATTTAATGCTATGAAAGAATTTGTTGCATCTGTAGGAAAGGATAAGGTGGAAATCTCAACGATTATCCCTGATGGCACGGAGCCGCACGAATTTGAACCAAAGGCAAAGGACCTGGCCGGTCTTAGGGATGCGAATGTTTTTGTATACAGTGGATTTGGAATGGAGCCTTGGGCGGATGACGCGATTAAAGCTGCCGATAATCCAAATCTGATTGCAGTGGAAGCATCAAAAGGTGCCAGCCCCATTATGAACGAGGATGCTGAAGAAATTAAAGAACACGGTAAATATGACCCACATATCTGGCTTAGCCTTAAGGGTGCAGAAGTTGAAGCTAAAAATATCAAAGATGCTCTGATAAAGGCTGATCCATCCAGCAAAGATTATTATGAAAAAAATTGTAGCGATTTTGTCTCCCAACTTGAGAATCTTTATAACGAATATAATGAGAAATTCCGGTCATTGGAGAAAAAGAGTTTTGTAACGGGACATGCCGCTTTTGCCTATTTATGCAGAGATTTTGGCTTAACGCAGAACAGTGTAGAAGATGTTTTCGCAGAGGGCGAACCCAGCGCACAGAAATTGACCGAGCTTGTTGATTATTGCAAGAAAAACAAGGTTACTACAATTTTTGCTGAAGAAATGGTAAGCCCTGCTGTTTCTAAGACGCTGGCTAGCGAAGTTGGGGCAAAGGTAGAAACAATCTATACGGTTGAAGGTGCCGAGGATAATAAAACATATTTAGAACGCGTAAAGAGCAATCTGTCCAAAATTTATGATAGCCTATCCAAGTAG
- a CDS encoding metal ABC transporter permease has product MFSYGFMQNAIFVSIFISILCPCIGIFLVLRRYSMIGDTLSHASLAGITIGLLCNQSPVLGAFIFTSVCGALIEFLRSYFKKYTDLILTIVLSLSVGTAITIISSGKLHANADSFMFGSILTVTKFDMLMVLILSTISVLTLILLYHQLVYIAYDEEAAKVAGVKVKLINYVFSILVASAISVSIRIVGVLVLSSMIALPVATALQLEKGFKHTLIFSIIFSVIDIMLGLFISYYLNVAPGGFTALVSVIVLVLVLIIKKVHSSIRIIFNK; this is encoded by the coding sequence TTGTTTAGTTATGGTTTTATGCAAAATGCAATTTTCGTTTCAATATTTATTTCAATTTTATGCCCATGCATCGGCATCTTCCTGGTCCTTCGGCGTTACTCCATGATAGGAGACACCCTATCTCATGCCTCGCTTGCCGGTATCACAATCGGGCTTCTATGTAACCAGAGCCCTGTACTTGGCGCATTTATTTTTACATCTGTCTGCGGGGCACTGATTGAATTTCTACGCAGTTATTTTAAAAAATACACTGATCTGATTCTTACTATCGTTCTCTCTTTGAGCGTTGGTACCGCCATTACAATCATCAGCTCCGGAAAGCTCCACGCAAATGCAGATTCCTTTATGTTCGGCAGTATACTTACTGTAACCAAATTCGACATGCTCATGGTACTAATCCTCAGCACAATTTCCGTATTGACACTTATTCTTTTATACCATCAGCTGGTATATATTGCATACGACGAAGAGGCCGCTAAAGTAGCAGGCGTCAAAGTCAAGCTGATCAATTATGTTTTTTCTATCCTTGTTGCCTCCGCAATATCCGTATCAATAAGAATAGTCGGTGTGCTGGTACTTAGCTCAATGATTGCCCTTCCTGTTGCCACGGCGCTACAACTTGAGAAGGGATTTAAACATACATTGATATTCTCTATTATTTTTAGTGTAATAGATATCATGCTGGGGCTGTTTATTTCATATTATCTCAATGTAGCGCCCGGCGGATTTACCGCTCTTGTTTCAGTCATCGTTCTTGTCCTTGTCTTAATAATAAAAAAGGTACATTCAAGCATCAGAATAATCTTTAATAAATAA
- a CDS encoding AraC family transcriptional regulator: MQPDYGKLEPEIICFVDRKCLSTWAIHESRILFHDLTYIYSGRATYVINGVPYHVKDGDLIYIPAGCTRGAYAEGKDPMCCFTFNFQCSLHSGEQVNLPLPFTSKIPKTDCDLMKLYNEFNNIWLDKRDFYMLKARAIFMMIIYKYILYGIHGTEQSFSDKRIKKIKEFILKNYPEKIKMSTLAKIADLNPIYLGGYFKKSTGFSVKHYINTVRINKARDLLSAGGYTVSEAALECGFKDIFYFSKIFKEMTGVPPSAFLK; the protein is encoded by the coding sequence ATGCAGCCGGACTACGGAAAGCTTGAGCCTGAGATCATCTGTTTTGTGGATAGAAAATGTCTAAGCACATGGGCAATACATGAAAGCCGTATATTATTCCATGACCTTACTTATATCTATTCAGGTAGGGCTACATACGTAATAAACGGCGTACCATACCATGTCAAAGATGGCGACCTTATATACATACCCGCAGGCTGCACCAGAGGAGCCTATGCCGAAGGGAAAGACCCGATGTGCTGTTTTACTTTCAACTTTCAATGCAGCCTGCATTCAGGAGAGCAAGTCAACCTTCCGCTGCCTTTTACAAGCAAGATTCCTAAAACAGATTGTGATTTGATGAAATTATACAATGAATTTAACAACATCTGGCTCGATAAAAGAGATTTTTATATGCTAAAGGCAAGAGCTATATTCATGATGATAATTTACAAATATATTTTATACGGTATTCATGGTACCGAGCAATCGTTTAGCGATAAGCGGATAAAAAAAATAAAGGAATTCATATTAAAAAATTATCCTGAAAAAATAAAAATGAGCACGCTGGCAAAAATAGCGGATCTGAATCCCATTTATCTTGGCGGTTATTTTAAAAAATCTACGGGATTTTCCGTTAAACATTATATAAATACAGTACGCATAAATAAAGCAAGGGATTTATTATCGGCTGGAGGTTACACTGTTTCGGAAGCAGCTTTGGAATGCGGTTTTAAAGACATATTTTATTTCAGCAAAATATTTAAGGAAATGACAGGAGTGCCTCCGTCTGCATTTTTAAAATAG
- a CDS encoding TetR/AcrR family transcriptional regulator produces the protein MGSSERKEKEKEIRRKDIIDAAERVFFRKGYNNSTMDDVAKEAEYSKRTVYVYFNSKEQIYFEIMIRGYRFLMEMIEDSLQKNKAHTAIEEIRQMALTLYQFSNNYPEYFDAIMEYENNALDFQKNVPDHSKEECYALGEQILGYLTNALKKGIAEGSIRSNLNVEITALALWACIIGVFNTAKRKKYYIENYHGIKPENLVSEAFNMMIRSIRTETEE, from the coding sequence TTGGGAAGCAGTGAACGCAAGGAAAAAGAGAAAGAAATCCGGAGAAAGGATATTATCGATGCGGCTGAAAGAGTTTTTTTTAGAAAGGGATATAATAATTCTACAATGGATGATGTGGCGAAAGAAGCCGAGTATAGTAAAAGAACAGTGTATGTATATTTTAACAGCAAAGAACAGATTTATTTTGAGATTATGATTAGGGGATACAGGTTTCTGATGGAGATGATAGAAGATAGTCTGCAAAAGAATAAAGCTCACACTGCCATTGAGGAAATAAGGCAAATGGCTTTAACGCTATATCAATTTAGCAATAATTACCCGGAATACTTTGACGCAATCATGGAATATGAAAACAATGCGCTTGATTTTCAAAAAAACGTTCCGGATCATTCAAAAGAAGAATGCTATGCTCTTGGAGAACAAATCCTGGGTTATTTGACGAATGCGTTAAAAAAGGGTATCGCAGAAGGTTCCATTCGCAGCAATTTGAATGTTGAAATTACGGCTCTTGCTTTATGGGCCTGCATAATCGGCGTATTTAATACAGCAAAGCGGAAAAAATACTATATTGAGAACTATCACGGAATCAAACCGGAAAATCTGGTTTCCGAAGCTTTTAATATGATGATTAGGTCGATACGAACAGAAACGGAGGAATGA
- a CDS encoding DUF3021 domain-containing protein — MVPELINDCGSELNAVILQIILSLAYGAVWGGASVIWKKDNWSILKETIVHLVICSLATFPIAYFSRWMSYDIKEIIMTFEQPARVLLCHIYIASET, encoded by the coding sequence GTGGTACCGGAATTGATTAATGACTGTGGCAGTGAATTGAACGCTGTAATTTTGCAGATTATTCTATCTTTAGCCTATGGAGCTGTATGGGGAGGAGCATCAGTGATCTGGAAAAAGGATAATTGGAGTATTTTAAAGGAAACAATCGTCCACCTTGTCATCTGTTCTCTGGCGACGTTCCCGATTGCATATTTTAGCCGCTGGATGAGCTACGACATTAAAGAAATCATTATGACATTCGAGCAGCCTGCTCGAGTTCTTTTATGTCATATTTATATTGCAAGTGAAACTTAA
- a CDS encoding alpha-L-fucosidase: MSASIRGLKNIRWERKFIMNNKEWFKSAKFGLMIHWGLYSLPAGEWNGKRTPYIGEWAQSYFRIPNREYHKLAGIFNPILFNPEEWVLLAKEAGMQYMVVTAKHHEGFAMYRSRANRFNLFDATPFKRDAIAEIAEACYKYGLKLGLYYSQDLDWSDPNGGGYTRGHTSSKVMSWTNDWDFPENDKKNYTLCFENKIKPQVQELLTNFKDLCLIWFDTPLTISPEQSRELYDLVKHYQPNCLVNSRIGNGMGDYKSLGDNQIPENHMPEGLFECPATLNDTWGYKSFDNNWKDAGKVVFLKNHLNERGINYLLNIGPDYLGRIPAPAQDILRMVGKKI, translated from the coding sequence ATGTCGGCGAGCATAAGGGGGCTAAAAAATATTCGCTGGGAGAGGAAGTTTATTATGAACAATAAAGAATGGTTTAAATCCGCAAAATTCGGTCTGATGATTCACTGGGGACTTTATTCTCTTCCTGCAGGGGAGTGGAACGGTAAACGGACGCCTTATATCGGAGAATGGGCGCAGTCATATTTTAGAATTCCCAACAGAGAGTACCACAAGCTGGCGGGTATTTTCAATCCTATTTTGTTTAATCCGGAGGAATGGGTTCTTTTAGCCAAAGAGGCAGGAATGCAATATATGGTGGTAACCGCCAAGCATCATGAAGGATTTGCCATGTATCGGTCCCGGGCGAACAGATTCAATTTGTTTGACGCTACCCCTTTTAAACGGGATGCTATCGCGGAGATTGCTGAGGCTTGCTATAAGTACGGCCTGAAGCTTGGATTATATTATTCGCAGGATTTGGACTGGAGCGATCCCAATGGCGGCGGTTATACGAGGGGGCATACCAGCAGCAAAGTAATGAGCTGGACAAACGATTGGGATTTTCCCGAAAATGATAAAAAGAATTATACACTTTGCTTTGAAAATAAAATCAAGCCCCAGGTTCAGGAGCTGCTGACGAATTTTAAAGACCTGTGCCTTATTTGGTTTGATACGCCGCTTACAATCAGTCCGGAGCAAAGCCGGGAGCTTTACGATCTGGTGAAGCATTATCAACCCAACTGTCTGGTAAATTCGCGAATCGGTAACGGTATGGGCGATTATAAGTCCCTGGGCGACAACCAAATTCCCGAAAACCACATGCCCGAAGGTCTGTTTGAATGTCCTGCCACTCTCAACGACACATGGGGTTATAAAAGTTTCGACAATAATTGGAAGGATGCCGGCAAGGTAGTTTTCCTGAAAAATCATCTAAATGAGCGGGGGATCAACTATCTGCTGAACATAGGTCCCGATTATTTGGGGCGGATTCCTGCTCCGGCACAGGATATTTTGCGTATGGTCGGCAAAAAAATATAA